CTATTATACTGCAGCAACTGACAATCGTCGTCGCCACATGCGTTGGGGGATTGCGATTGCCATTTGGACGATGGAATTATTTAAGGATTTCTATTTGGCTGTGACTGGTCAATGGGAACCAAGTTTGTTGCCACTGCATTTGTGTGGCTTTGGGTTGATGATGATTGCGGTGGATGCCATCCATCCTAACAAAACCACCCGGGAAATTTTGTATAGTTTAACGATTTGGG
The Desertibacillus haloalkaliphilus DNA segment above includes these coding regions:
- a CDS encoding TMEM164 family acyltransferase, with product YYTAATDNRRRHMRWGIAIAIWTMELFKDFYLAVTGQWEPSLLPLHLCGFGLMMIAVDAIHPNKTTREILYSLTIWGAFAAEIFPDWAYYPIMNQWALQSFLIHALLIAYPMMLMVSGE